Genomic DNA from Pygocentrus nattereri isolate fPygNat1 chromosome 11, fPygNat1.pri, whole genome shotgun sequence:
ATAACAATCAGCTCTTCTGGGACCTTTTTGAGGGACAGCGCCCCTGTAGAGGACACCACAATGTCCTCATCAATCTGTGAGATGGAATGTTACAAGATGAGGGCAAAACTGGTTAACTTTAATTATATGTGCATTCACTCACTTAAACGTCAAAGTGAATCAACAAAAATATACTGTATTAAAATTCATTGTACTGCATCACTACAGTGGTGAATTCAAACCTCAATGCCTGGGAAAGGGGTGACCTCCGATCCTGTAGCAATCAGGATGTTTTTAGTGTTAATGACTTGCTCACCACCATCAACAGTCTTTGCAGTGACCTGGTTTTTACCAGTAATCATTCCGAACCCATTAACATGAGTAACCtaggaaaacagaaaatgttaaaGATGCTGACAGCAGTGCGTAACTGTTGAATTACAGTTCATAATGTGAATCCTCTTAGATGAGCCATTCATGTTTTCAAACTTACTTTATTCTGTTTGAATAAGTGTGCTATGCCTCCTGTCAGGGCTTTAACAGCGCCACTCTTCTGTGCCATCATCTTCTCCAGGTTCAGTGAAATCCCCTGGActataaatcaaaataaaagagTATAAACTGATGTCATATATTGgtttatattttcaaaaaggccaGAGgtagccatttttaaaaaatgcctttttattgattttgcatttggcAATGACTGTATTTCAAGTTCCTAATTGTTACTTTCATAATGTTGTGTAACAATTTAGATGCACTGAAACATCACGTAAACATCAGATAATcctaattttatatatatgttatatgtaaAACATCCAGCTAATGGCTACTTCTCAAAAACACATTAGAGTTACTCAACTAACGTCTAAATACAACACAGGCAAATTACAGCACTGGAACTTTGTACCAGCAGCAGTGTGTAGCATTCATTTTAAGAGTATTTCCAAATATGTCAACGGCAACAATATTATGCACATAATACCACGTACAAAAAACATTACAGCATGACAGCACATTAATTAAAGGTCAGTAAAGCACTTAGTGAGGCCTTGGCGATGCTCTTCACCCACCAACTAATAATAACCAAGACTGTGATCAGGTTAGTGTAGCCATGACATCTGGTAgttcaaaataatgaaaaatggacAACGTCTAATGTATCGCATCAGAGAGTTTCTTTGTGTCTTTTACTATGTTGGCCATAAAAGCTATTATTTCTTTCAATATTATATACTTACTTTCAATGCCTCTGCTTTCAAAATCCTTTCCATGTGCCAGGTGATACAGATAAGAGTTGTTCAACAGGGCcttaaacaaaatacaaaagtcAACCAATGACTTTCATAAAGATGGTCAAAATACAAAAGTATAGACATGCAAGTATAGTTTAATACGGTGGTCTGCGATGATGCCCTTTATACCTTCGATGGGATGCATCCCACATTTAAACAGGTTCCTCCGAGGGTGGCATTCTTTTCCACACATACTGTCTGCAAGAACAAATAATGTTAGTCATCTAAAGAGAAGCCTGTTGTGTAATATGCAGGAGCACACTGGCAGTTACCTTGAAACCAAGCTGTGCAgctttgatggcagcaacataTCCTCCAGGCCCGGATCCCACAACCGTCACATCAGCATCAACTATGGGCGATACATGAGACCAGCACACAGAAACGTTATAACTGTCACTGTTACTCTCACATAACGCATACAgacaaaatcatttaaaaaatcaaatgaacaaacacaGTCGCACTGACTGTATAGAGGTTAAGCAGTCTTACTTGGTGCTTTATCAGCATATGTTCTCACAGATAATACTGTGGCTCCATGCAGCTTGCAGGGCAGGTGTTGACCTCGCTGTACACAAAAAGAAAGCGCAGAGTAAAAGTAATCCAGCTCGTCACTTACACAACAGACTCGCAGCCACTGAAACTGCACTTCTGACAAGGCCTTACAAAATGACAACAGAGCACGTATCTACTTCTGGGAACTTATACTGACTACTGCGTGGTTAGTGCCTGTTCATCTGAAGTCATCAAGATAATCTAGGTTAACTAGTTACGATGAATGTCTCTCCAGGAAAAACCAGCGAGCTAACGCAGCCAGCTAACTAACTACCTAATTTAAAATGGTAACCATGCTACCGTGCTAACGTTAACTCGGCCTTCGCGGCAGACAATCTGTCCAAACAACGCCACGTCTGTTCGTTTACATCCCCTCGTCTATCCACAGAGCACCAcgcacactccacacacagctGAGGGTCTACACGGTATTTACCGTTGCGACGGCGCGGTACAGCTGCTTCCAGGTCTGCATTTTGTCCGTGTCCTGAACACAGAGGGCTTCACCTACAGCGCTCGGCTCGGCGCAGCCAAGGACTCGCGATTAACGCGTGCGCACAACGGCCTGGTGGGCGGAGAGGAGAGGCGGGGTCCTGTCGCCCACTAAATGCGTCAAACCTTGCTCAATCCAGCCAAAGATTTTGTACGAGGTAAACAAGATGGTGCAGACTTAGTCAAATCAAAGGGGCTACAAAGAGCTCAGTTCCTGTCTGCTTAAGTCTTACGTCAAACGCTTCGCCCAGCCCCCGTCTCCCGGGGCAATGGCAGCAGCCTATGATGAAAGACTGGGCAGCGGACTGAGCCACCCCGAAACAAAACGGTTGAATCTTACCATCCGCTCATCGGGAAATGCGCGTTTAGGCGCACAAGAACATGCCAAATTACAACCACATCTCTGTAAGCAggggattttatttatttttttggtggtgggtgtgtgtgggtgggggggAGTGGTACTCGCTAAGGTCTGGAGAAAGGGGGAGAACTTTCCGCTGGGGTGAATAGGGCTCGGGGTGAATAGGGCTCGAGTCATCAACGAGTAGGGCTGATGTTGTCTGCTTAAGTGGGAATGACCTCCTGCGCGCCAAACCCACGTGACCGCATTCCCGTAAATATTCAGATATGTCGGCTCTCGACTTCATGTGCTCTCTCTGATACAGCAGACCGCCCTGCATCCATCCAGTAAGAGCTGAACGCTACATAAAAGCCATAACAACGTTACATAACAACGACAGTCACATAAAGGTGAAATGCAATTCCAAAATATGCGAGTCCTTCCTGTAAAAATCGTATtatcctattattattattattattattattattattattattattattattattatcatcaaaagcataaatacaaaatacaaaaaaagagtAAGAATAGAATACCAcgaataaaacaaaacaaactaaaatggAAGGGAAAATATTCATTAGAACATATCCTGCTTTGGCCTGAAACTACCTACttaacaaacaaaccaacaataCACCAACAACATACAAATTATCACCATGTCTATGATGAGTAAAAAGTTTAAGCAGTAAAGGCTATTGCAGTGCAGAAGTGAAGCTCTAGCATGATGGCAGACTGACAAATGGACACTCACAGTCAGATGCTCCCATGACCTGCCATGCACACccaaaacaaaatcaaatgaaaaagctaaGAAGTGTGACTGGCCACAAATCAGAACATTTACTGTTACCAGTGTAATCATGTAAATtaacacaaaaatgaataagGAAATGTTAATGGCGAAActgtaactgagtaaaaagtgttcttctttCGGTAGAAGTGGAAAGTACAAATTTATGAATGCATCTAACTTATTAAATGAAGCTACTAGCAGACCACCCcttttacactcacacacacacacacacacacacacacacacacacacacacacacacacacacacgcgggggtggggggggtgctggagcctatcccagcggccaAGGCAAGAAAGACAAGATACcccttttattattattattattattattattattattattattattattagtagtagtagtagtagtagtagtagtattcaTAGTAATAACATTAGAAGAAgtagttctacacagaactgtCCACAGCGAAATGCCACTGGAACTGCTTTACAGGGATTGAGGCTTAATTCAGGTATTCGTTATGCGTGTCAGTACAGATAGACATAGAGCTGTTCAATTAATCATTCATTCAATTCAGTAATGACATTCATTAAAACATACCAAATCGTCAGAAAATATAGGGAATATTACAAGTAAAAAGCATGACTACGTCACCAGGCGATTCGTAACATAGCAACCAACAATAACAACATCCGGGCTACAAGATGTCAACACCGCGGGAAGAGGAGACTGCAGAGTACCTCAGAAATCACAAAATTGTagaattaatgaataatttaactAGTATGCTCTTCTTTTACAGACCAGGTAAGACGTTCTTTTTGTCTGAGTGAAGTTAATTTACAGAGCAGTTCAGTAGCGTTTTGCTAACATCACATGAGCTTCACCTTAGAGTGACTCCACATTTCTTTCACAGAGAAAAGAGTTACGCGGTACATTGCCTAGTCACTGAACTCAGACTGACTGTTTGTAAAGGTTTAACTGTATAGCGCAGACGTTATCACAAAGCAACTGTACAGAagatccgggtccgagccccgaTCAGCGACCCGATGGCAACAGtcggaggaaaaaaaaaaccttgagaggaaccaagactcagaaggggaacacatcctcctctggtcgacaccgatAGCAAAATAATAACTCAGCAAGAGCAAAATGAGCAAAAGATCAAATTTAACAGTTAATGCAAAATTGATgagagatgaaaaaagaaaaggaaaaaagaaaccagCCCGTTATTGTGCTGAAGTGTTTAGATCAgtggtctttaattaaaattcagtaaggccCAGTCAGAGAAAATATgctcaagcaaaggtccggaacatcataataTCAAACTTATATCATAGTTCGGtgctatatactgtatacagtagtggcacatatatatatatatatatatatatatatatatatatatacagtcaccgcccactttattaggtacagttgcttgttaacacaaatacctaatcagccaatcacatggccgcaactcaatgcatttagccatgtagaggtggtcaagacaactcactgaagtgcagaccgagcatcagaatggggaagaaaggtgatttaagtgactttgaacgtggcgtggttgttggtgccagacgggctggtctgagtattccAGAAACTGCTggtctactgggattttcacgcacaaccatctctagggtttacagagaattgtcagaaaaagagaaaataagtgagccgcagttgtgtggacaaaaatgccttgttaatgtgagaggtcagaggagaatgggcagactggttcgagatgaacCAGTcgagaaaggcaacagtaactcagataaccacttgttacaaccaagggaTGCAGAACACCATCTTTGAATGCACATGtcgaagaagatgggctacagcagcagaagaccacaccgggtgccgctcctgtcagctaagaacagaaaactgagactacaatttgCACGGGCTCAcagaaattggacaatagaagactggaaaaatgtgcctggtctgacgagtctcgatttcagctgcgacattcagatggtagcatcagaatttggcataaacaacatgaaagcatggatccatcctgcattgtatcaacggttcaggctggcggtggtgtaatggtgtgggggatattttcttggcacactttgggccccttagtaccaattgagcatcatttaaatgttctgaaggcaaaagggggcctaaacttttactagcaaggtgtgcctaataaagtggccggtgagtctgtgtgtgtgtgtgtgtgtgtgtgtgtgtgtgtgtgtgtgtatatatataatatatatatgtcactgctgtcggaagaaaatatgtgtgtgtgtgtgtgtgtgtgtgtgtgcataataTATATCAGCAACTGAATGTCAAactaaataaagtacaattcagtaatatttcaacaaaatgtattgtcagttttctctttttaggtCACACCATATAAATTAACTTTCCTCTGGCTCACTTACCAATGTATACTCTTAGTGGCCTATTAGGGTAACagtgagaaacacacacacacacacacacacacacacacacacacacacacactttctaagccgcttaacCTTCTGGGTCACGGCAAGGTGCTGGAGCCCTTCCCAGTGGTCACTGGccggaagacaggatacacacctgtccattgcagggcagacagacaagcacacacacattcacacctaggggcaatttagcatgtccaattggtcaATTGGCCGCATATTTTTGGACTGCTGGAGGAAGCTggagcacccagaggaaacccacgcagacacagagagaacttgcaaactccacacagaaaggacccctggtcacccagccgggaaTAAATGAGAAACAGATCTATGAAATTCATTCAAATCAGTGActaaagtgaaaatgagttgcATCCATGAACATCAGTGATTCCTATCAGCGACAATGGCTGACCATGttcttcttttattgttacaagctttacaTTGTAACAATTGCAGAACCCATTTTGTTGCTCCATAGCGCTTTTTACACAaagtttctatacagaaccataaacaacatattatccatcaacctgaagagccattttaccatgcaaaaaaTGCTTTAGGCATATAAGTGTTCATGGATTTAAATAGGaccattgtctttattaaagaagaaCTGTATTTTTAAGAGAGTAGGAATTACTTGGATTATATTGATGTGTGTATGATACATTATCTCCTTTGTTATGATTGGCAACAACCTTTTTCTCTTTAAGAACGACCAAAGGAATTTCTGATATCCCAGCTTGAACAAATGAAAGCTTCCAGGGATCGTGCCGTTGACAGTCCTTGTCTCTTTGATAATTCCAACTTGGATGCAGTTGTTGGGATTCTGGATCCAGCAAATCAAGGGCACATCACTTATGCTCAGTACAAAGAGGGTAAGGAAatcacattatattttattttgtaattatatGAATATAActtgaccgctgggataggctccagcaccccccagcaaccctgatggagaagcggcttcgaaaatggatggatggatggatagatgaataTAACTTGTATAATGTGTGTGAAGCCTTACTAACAGtagtggacaaagtacacaaaccatgtacttgagttaaagtagagatacctgaggtaaaatattactccagtaaaagtagaagtcccccctttagacctcaacttgagtaaaaatacaaaagtatttgccttcaaatgtacttaagtgttaaaagtactaaaagagtaattatggctctgatgtcctgttatcatttttataacaagactcgcttcatgaactcatttcaggtgaaagtcctccagcgtctctcttggtaaaccagtcttttaatagaatgtcactaattagtgacgctgacgtctattaaaatgatcataagcacaaaacactgaaggtaaacagtttccatcagggagaaccgagtggctccgaaatcactttttacacacaagaaaagtttcagtttaagatttgtttacaacttagttccaagtttaagttaaataaaaactagctttaaactcaggatcacaaatgagctttatttttaaaagattaatAATGACTCTTGTcgtattacttttttaaaacaagactcttgcttcattaactgcttttaggtgaaaatactccagtgtcactcttggtaaactaatctttttaaaaaaatggcacTAATTATTTAGTCACTGAtgaaattatcataagcacaaaacactgaaggaaaACTGTTTCTATTTCTATTAGGGAGAATCAAGATGCTGtaaaaagtttcagtttaagatttatttgcaacttagttacaggTTTAAATTTGTAGTGGGTtagtatgtccaacaggtcaaaacaagctcaaaacgaAGTGCGCTCTataccctgattggtgttcttgcttcaccCTTTTTGTGTGAAGCACACATAAaccacacataaaccaaaagaaacaacagattttgcataatgtagtggagtcaaagtaagatatttgaatttgaaatgtagtggagtgaaagtaaaaagtcgaattacatttactttgttactgtgcaCCACTGCTTACTAAACATCACAAATGGATGGTTTTCTGGACATAGTTTCAGCCTCGTCCATGAGCGTCCAATCTTTTCCACAAAGGGCAAAGGTGAGGCTGCAAGTTTTCCAAAAATGTGTTATGTGTGCTCTTTctttgttgaaatgaaaactTGAAGCCACAACACCCCAAGATTTTCTATTCAGTCTTTTTTGTGTATGACAATAAAGGACACGTGTTACATTCAACACAGTATGTAACATTTTTGGTGAAATGTTTTGCTGCAATTTTTTTGAAATATTAGTTCATATTGCTTTAGCCTAATACAGGATGTACTGATTTTGCATTACATTAAGATAAGTTAAACATATGTATACTCCTAGCACTGAAGACACTTGGTATCAAGAATTTCAACGAGTTCCCTGAAGGTCTTGAAAGTGACAGGATTTCACATGAAACATTCAAAAGAGAAGCGTAAGTGTGGAGCTACCCATTTCTACTTTGCAACTGTATAAGGATTTATCTTAAATGTCTGATCTGTAATTTGTGTGGATGATTAAGATGGCTTAAAGTCCCTTAATAAGGGACTTCATTATGTCAACTTGTTTCATGCAACATTCAAATAATCTTGTGTGAGCTTTGTAATGTGcaacaaatgcatttagaaatgtccaacatgaaaacatgttttctaaGATGTATTGAATGAAACCACCGTTATAGTGGCAGCCAAGAGAATCATTTGTATTAGCTTTCAGTAATTTAGAAACAtgtgagaagaaaaaagacTTTATGATTTTATGCCCcttgttatttaaaatgatgaagATCTGAATTCAGAAATTCTGGTTACTCTTAATCACATTGTGCAGAATTGGCCTTTTACACCTATATAAAACATGTTTCATGTTTCCGAAGGAATTTCAGGTTACAGTTTAAAAAATCTTCTAAAGTATTTtgaaaacattaaacaaatgaTTGTTTCATGCAATTTGTCTGCCAATAGGACTTACTGGTAAACACTCTATTTAAAGCAGCTCTGTAGCAGCGTCCAGTAAGAAAAACGCCTGAAAGTTATGACATTTCACACTTCTGAATTAAACTGTCTTCAAGTGTTTGGTAAAACACTGTATTGTCATGAATGTTGATAAAAGTTTTAACTGAAGTTAAATCAGTTTCTATAGTGTGAGCCTATATCTTATGGAAACGTGATTTTGAGCTAATTTTATTCTTCTCCGTTTAGGAAGGAGGGCCTCGTCCGAAGTGCAGCAACATTCCAGACATAATTATTTGTCCCTTACTTATGCCGATATGATATACTTGGTCCTGTGTATCAGAAATAAGATTGATAACATAATTGTTTTGTAGTAAATGTTTTATCTtctatgtgtgagtgtttgtgtgaatgttctTTGGCTTGAAGATGAGGAAGATTAGCTGAGCTGCTTTGAGAGGAGAAGCACTGAGTAGTGTTGAATACACGCCATCATTATTTAATGTGATGCTGTGAGGCTGATTACAGGGTATTCATGTAATGGGAGAACATTCAAATCACATTCTACAGGTGAGAGAAAAATCAGCTAACTGAGCAATGCGTAGTCTTAATAAACATTACAAATTGATGTTTTTCTGGAGGTACTTATAAGGCCTAGTCTATGGCTGTCTGCTTTTATCTGCAAAGGTCTGGTGTTGCTACAGTTTTACATTGCAAACAAGACTTAGTCAAACAATTGATCAAGTATACCCCTGCTTGTGTTAAATGAAAACTTGCAGCCATGGCGGCTCTTtgcggataagactggacacccttGCTTTAGTCGGATCAAATATTTGTTGCTGTTCCTCTCAATACAATGTGGTAAAGAGAAATTGCCTAACTGAGTCAAGAGCTATTACGCTTTATTACCTTTGTTGTGGATAGTAGGCTGCTATGATAGATCATTAATGACTAACTATATTATGCTGAAGGTTTTACTGGTAAACCTTCTGCAGTGTGCTTTCCAAAATGAGGTACTAAAATGTCAGTGATAATGAGACAGAAACTTGTGTACTGATGCTGCATTTATGTACCAGATTTTGTAATGGAAAACACGATTGCTTGTATTCAGTGCAGAATTCATGGTTATCTTTGTAAAACTGAGATGGTTCAGAAGGTAAAGAGTAACTGCTATATACTAGTGATAGGTATTCTGGCTTTTATCCTTGGTTCAGCGCAGCTCTCTATCTGTTTTTTCTCCAAAATCAGCCAGGCTAGTGATATTATCTGTCATCTGATTTTCAACAAAACCTTAGTTTACTTATCAAAGTAACATAAATCACATTTAGTTTGTTGTTCTAAAAAGATCAAGTCAGATTACTAGTCTCATTGGATAAATCTAACAcaaaactaactgaaactaacAAAACAAGCAGCAGGTTTGGGGATAATGAGTGGGGCAGAGGAGGAATCTCCAAAGGCAATCCATCTATCCATCATGGCATAGCCTATGTCAAATAAATCTTGCAGTTGGTGTAATGACTTACACTGTTCAGCAGCTCCaggctttaggctgaatggctAGTCTACTGGTGAGGCTTGAACAATTCCATTTCCACATAACTGGATCATAATCAGTATACTCTGCCCTTGGGGCCCCAACAAAACTTtcaaaaaagtagctaaaatttTCAATCCCATCATAGATATAAGACTATAAACTACCCCAATAACATATGTGTGAAGCTTaatcactttttattttgtgaTGACAAGCCAGCATTTTATGACGCAACCATACATTGTGTCCATCC
This window encodes:
- the si:dkey-42p14.3 gene encoding EF-hand calcium-binding domain-containing protein 10, with product MSTPREEETAEYLRNHKIVELMNNLTSMLFFYRPERPKEFLISQLEQMKASRDRAVDSPCLFDNSNLDAVVGILDPANQGHITYAQYKEALKTLGIKNFNEFPEGLESDRISHETFKREAKEGLVRSAATFQT